A region from the Antennarius striatus isolate MH-2024 chromosome 22, ASM4005453v1, whole genome shotgun sequence genome encodes:
- the si:dkeyp-27e10.3 gene encoding UPF0606 protein KIAA1549 isoform X3: protein MSSCWARGHTGGPLRTMDLVTPSGPNSRARMEPRSTRAVLLLVGGTLVTMVTSSSPAQGVLDPNRTSELPPLSLSPSSASSPVAPPDPDLPSDPGFHGNVGWAGSPEDSDSGAQGIHLLLRPPDLLAPSLPPPLPSHPQPTLTPPPPWEQGPSLDEAWGSGDYLETLSFMVPEGEELPVATPLPDHPYDQDEGGPWISYDTAFPARPTLPLSSRLPLQPSSSTPLPPQTRPAPPDMFPAWDQDYDLEDLLPLEPTELLLPDMNSLEYYTNLLARGQGGGRDPTPQEPGIKPTTTPTQHWPPPPVPSSGPPPGGAPQRPTQGPTPLLSLSPTPSSDRTSTVKTPPTSPPPVPRPRDHMPVSGWHPLHPPLNTTGQVPPPPPLGPPTRPERPERPSLVLEDPARALPPKTTTVTMTTTTAETTSPRVTAVSLTRAPPPTTPRAPPPPPRQYLCDVTRPEMFLVRVVSSKGPPQGVSHLRDVLRGAFTRPVELQFLRTPSSLAFRAVSGSLIFTAISVINALRQSPRGAGPVPVVSLLYAVPDLRYQVHTVLQFVPAHVDVRVCTFSEGVERGLTRAYAETQRRAQEVGNVTVQLLNITTGLTPPPGEQRVSVDITFAVRDGRDYLPGSEVSEHLRKLSVVEFSFYLGFPVLQVAEPFHYPELNLSHHQRSTWVRTVLLGVQEHLVAERSFKARLERRLALLLEEGLQATSGGRWRRATAVGNSSLQVVRVARLSGAERPLEVYYFVEGPGGQRIPAEATAATLNRLHLQRAAIVLGHRVQSPLAQPVEALSIPPAETSSSSVWLIVGVAVPVLLAVFIIIILYWKLCGSEKLEFQPDAINTIQQRQKLQAPSVKGFDFAKLHLGQHSKDDIMVIQEAGPLPNPVKEATPSDGGDLNTPKSKGSSTKAARSGRRRGRLSPSDGDSLGSDQSSGRESAEESTRPVATPSEGKQHRKMPKNGRGKMGSAPDELLSSSSIFDHVDRLSRGSSDGVRRQANKVQLIAMQPRPSPPNAPSQPSPTLTEKVNTEVALRHKSEIEHHRNKLRQRAKRRGQCEFPSMDDIMDAFGDGPVQGEAAQRLYSSAHDHMDCILQTDAPSPPTPTDSRRRGGRHSPRGRRTQPGPGSLPDTDRDRLLTDHSATYRKYPGLNNVAYMSDPDLPPDHGSPSPTDEVFDPAPPPPPYMPPQPSIEEARQQMHSLLDDAFALVSPSSQGTAGVSGVSPALPSPSPHVRPTGRQWGSYPEAPSHSPFSARYAELGMSPTSVQGLLQRQGPSSGTYVSTGDQLQDSVYSSRGPYEDLPSSSRPRPVGGSTGAQLHHLTQVGLSSHIGAYPGVGRSMSGPTGSSWNQQHSDQDLSRPGASRESMPSSSLRDPSAPPLLLTSSTPEYPPEDASPSAHTSASLIKAIREELRRLAQKQVAVTSYP from the exons AT GTCCTCCTGCTGGGCCCGGGGCCACACCGGTGGCCCCCTGAGGACGATGGACCTCGTGACCCCGTCAGGCCCCAACTCCAGGGCCAGGATGGAACCCAGATCCACACGAGCTGTCCTCCTATTGGTGGGCGGCACACTGGTTACTATGGTAACATCGAGCTCACCTGCACAAG GCGTTCTGGACCCCAACAGGACCTCTGAGCTGCCCCCACTCTCTTTGTcaccctcctctgcctcctccccTGTGGCCCCCCCAGACCCAGACCTGCCCTCAGACCCTGGTTTCCACGGTAATGTGGGTTGGGCAGGCTCTCCTGAGGACTCCGACTCTGGGGCTCAGGGGATCCACCTCCTGCTGAGACCCCCAGATCTTCTGGCCCCCAGCCTCCCCCCGCCCCTGCCCTCACACCCCCAGCCGACGCTCACCCCCCCGCCTCCCTGGGAGCAGGGTCCGTCCCTGGACGAGGCCTGGGGCTCCGGGGACTACCTGGAGACCCTGTCCTTCATGGTTccggagggggaggagctgccGGTGGCCACGCCCCTGCCCGACCACCCCTACGACCAGGACGAGGGGGGGCCTTGGATCTCCTACGACACCGCCTTCCCAGCTCGTCCCACCCTACCCCTGTCCTCCCGTTTACCCCTCCAGCCCTCGTCCtccacccccctgcccccccagacccgccccgccccccccgaCATGTTCCCAGCCTGGGACCAGGACTACGACCTGGAGGACCTGCTGCCCCTGGAGCCCACCGAGCTGCTGCTGCCCGACATGAACAGCCTGGAGTACTACACCAACCTGCTGGCccgggggcagggggggggccGGGACCCGACCCCTCAGGAACCCGGCATCAAGCCGACAACAACCCCAACCCAACACTGGCCCCCCCCTCCGGTCCCCAGTTCTGGTCCTCCTCCAGGAGGGGCCCCCCAGCGTCCAACACAGGGACCCACCCCCCTCCTCAGTCTGTCCCCGACTCCGTCCAGCGACCGGACGTCTACCGTCAAGACCCCtcccaccagccccccccctgTTCCGAGACCCAGAGACCACATGCCAGTCTCGGGGTGGCacccccttcacccccccctgAACACCACAGGCCAGgtgccccctcccccacccctggGACCGCCCACCCGCCCTGAAAGACCAGAGAGACCTTCACTGGTCCTAGAGGATCCAGCTAGGGCTCTGCCCCCCAAGACCACCacagtcaccatgacaaccaccaCCGCCGAGACCACCAGCCCCCGGGTCACCGCCGTCAGCCTCACCAGGGCCCCCCCGCCCACCACGCCCagggccccgcccccgccccccaggcagtacctctgtgacgtcaccaGACCAGAGATGTTCCTGGTCCGAGTCG TCAGTTCCAAAGGCCCCCCCCAGGGGGTCAGTCACCTGAGAGATGTCCTGAGGGGGGCGTTCACCCGCCCCGTGGAGCTGCAG TTCCTGAGGACGCCCTCCAGCCTTGCATTCCGGGCGGTGTCGGGTTCGCTGATCTTCACGGCCATCTCGGTCATCAACGCCCTGCGCCAGTCGCCCCGCGGCGCCGGCCCGGTTCCCGTGGTGTCCCTGCTCTACGCTGTACCTGACCTCAGGTACCAGGTCCACACCGTCCTGCAGTTTGTCCCCGCCCACGTGGACGTTCGGGTCTGCACCTTCAGCGAGGGCGTGGAGAGGGGGCTGACAAGGGCGTACGCCGAGACCCAGAGACGTGCACAGGAAGTGGGGAACGTCACCGTTCAG CTGCTGAACATCACTACAGGCCTGACCCCCCCGCCTGGAGAGCAGAGGGTCTCTGTGGACATCACGTTTGCGGTGCGTGATGGGCGGGACTACCTtccagggtcagaggtcagcgaaCACCTGAGGAAGCTGAGTGTGGTGGAGTTCAGCTTCTACCTGGGCTTTCCTGTCCTGCAAGTTGCAGAAC CGTTCCACTACCCTGAGCTGAACCTGTCCCACCACCAGAGGTCCACCTGGGTCCGTACAG TCCTGCTGGGCGTCCAGGAGCACCTGGTGGCTGAGCGGAGCTTCAAAGCCCGTCTGGAGCGCCGCCTggcgctgctgctggaggaggggCTGCAGGCAACCAGCGGGGGGCGCTGGAGGCGGGCGACGGCCGTGGGCAACAGCAGCCTGCAG GTGGTGCGGGTGGCGAGGCTGTCTGGGGCGGAGCGCCCCCTGGAGGTCTACTACTTTGTGGAGGGTCCGGGGGGGCAGCGGATCCCGGCGGAGGCCACGGCGGCCACCCTGAACCGCCTGCACCTGCAGAGGGCGGCCATCGTGCTGGGGCACCGCGTCCAGAGTCCACTTGCCCAGC CTGTGGAGGCGCTGTCCATCCCGCCGGCGGAGACTTCCAGCAGCAGCGTCTGGCTGATCGTGGGCGTGGCCGTCCCCGTCCTGCTGGcggtcttcatcatcatcatcctctacTGGAAGCTGTGCGGCTCGGAGAAGCTGGAGTTCCAGCCGGACGccatcaacaccatccagcagaggcagaag CTTCAAGCCCCCAGCGTCAAAGGGTTCGACTTTGCGAAGCTGCACCTGGGGCAGCACAGCAAAGATGACATCATGGTGATCCAGGAGGCGGGGCCGCTGCCCAACCCTGTCAAAGAGGCCACGCCCTCTGATGGCGGGGACCTCAACACCCCCAAATCGAAAGGATCCTCCACAAAGGCGGCCCGGTCTGGCCGGCGCCGGGGAAG GCTCAGCCCGTCAGACGGCGACTCTTTAGGCAGCGACCAATCCAGTGGCAGAGAATCAGCTGAAGAAAGCACTCGCCCTGTGGCCACGCCCAGCGAGGGCAAACAGCACAGGAAGATGCCCAAAAATG GGAGGGGCAAAATGG GCAGTGCTCCAGACGAGCTTCTGTCCTCGTCGTCCATCTTTGACCATGTCGACCGTCTGTCTCGCGGCTCCTCTGATGGGGTGCGACGCCAGGCCAACAAGGTGCAGCTGATCGCCATGCAGCCTCGCCCGAGCCCGCCTAACGCCCCCTCCCAGCCAAGCCCCACCCTCACTGAGAAGGTCAACACCGAG GTGGCGCTGAGACACAAGTCGGAGATCGAGCATCATCGGAACAAACTGCGGCAGCGCGCCAAGAGGCGGGGCCAGTGCGAGTTTCCCTCCATGGATGACATCATGGACGCCTTCGGAGATGGGCCAGTGCAAGGTGAGGCAGCGCAACGTCTCTATAGCTCCGCCCATGACCACATGGACTGCATCCTGCAGACCGacgccccctcaccccccacgcCCACCGATTCCAGGAGGAG AGGAGGGAGGCACTCCCCTCGGGGTCGGAGGACTCAACCGGGACCCGGAAGTCTTCCTGATACCGACAGAGACCGGCTGCTCACGGATCACAGCGCCACCTACAGAAAGTACCCAGGACTCAACAACGTAGCCTACATG TCGGATCCCGATCTGCCCCCAGACCATGGAAGCCCCTCCCCAACGGATGAGGTGTTTGACccggctccaccccctcctccctaTATGCCCCCCCAGCCCTCCATCGAAGAGGCACGCCAGCAGATGCACTCCCTCCTGGATGACGCCTTCGCCCTTGTGTCACCGTCATCGCAGGGCACCGCCGGGGTGAGCGGGGTAAGCCCCGCCCTGCCCAGCCCCTCCCCACATGTCCGCCCCACAGGCAGGCAGTGGGGCTCTTACCCAGAAGCCCCTTCTCACAGCCCGTTTTCTGCA AGGTACGCCGAGCTGGGCATGTCCCCCACCTCCGTCCAGGGCCTGCTGCAGAG ACAAGGCCCGAGCTCAGGAACATACGTGTCCACCGGAGACCAGTTGCAGGACTCCGTGTACTCCAGCAGAGGGCCGTACGAGGACCTGCCCTCCTCATCTAGGCCACGACCTGTAGGGGGCAGCACAG GTGCACAGCTCCATCACCTGACCCAGGTGGGCTTGTCCAGCCACATTGGTGCATACCCGGGGGTGGGTCGCAGCATGTCCGGCCCCACCGGCTCCAGCTGGAACCAGCAGCACTCAGACCAGGACCTGTCCAGACCCGGAGCCAGTAGAGAGAGC